In Candidatus Protochlamydia phocaeensis, a single genomic region encodes these proteins:
- a CDS encoding tetratricopeptide repeat protein, with translation MFADCVNNYMSAFNRIIKDYPASNKDCISNSANNLETDDKVVQIQQRTCCLVNVSFEGLSINGRKRKFNQISSAVPASASDVLMGSKRQCQDLNCPSSEIKALDSETGGEASKIEGESPAAFDFLQLDVNVVDQIFSHLSHKDLLQFERLAKGYKDITGPIWKSYAQREHLDSLWWRDSDLTPNREFGYKWNYCLSKVMIQYVKEGYPCRFSKSLELAKKINARYGRVIKRFPFFKAYVKQDIFRIGSSLRASRGDTNLFIEELKEDELKSGDYLLNALFEAKKLRGSISKVTDVKHYQDSFDLLEEYMVEAIKKGGAYANLFLFYALSIPSSYANSNIAPSGNQPIIKMEDMVFSFHKRLLKVCAAHDLEGLEYLLKNYPDFSTHFYPYGYYVPLLLADFIKEAIKEGKWAVADALCAKAFASYKEDVAENLWFKAIQIKLQLNQILEAETLYQDALLPFADKSDLTALAKIASIKIELGKWQEADTLLTFIIGHLDQSGQKSTDAALANLFTRKLELLRELTFIKIKLEKWQQADDLYTQMLAIMGKNLTAKTFVQVAFIKAKLGDLKAASQHYAKAIKAYGNDVPAGIFADVALIKLQMHRYKDSDVLYEKAIATSGNQLPLAVWNDALGVKIKLKKWQEAERHLECIQAIYGTGISPEITEKMHVVKDKLNH, from the coding sequence ATGTTTGCTGATTGTGTTAATAATTATATGTCCGCTTTTAATCGTATTATTAAGGATTATCCAGCTTCTAATAAGGATTGTATTTCTAATTCCGCTAATAATTTGGAAACGGATGACAAAGTCGTTCAAATCCAACAGCGGACATGTTGTTTAGTTAATGTTAGTTTTGAAGGCCTCTCTATTAATGGAAGGAAGAGGAAATTTAATCAAATCTCTTCAGCAGTGCCGGCAAGCGCTTCTGATGTTTTGATGGGGAGTAAAAGACAATGCCAAGACTTAAATTGTCCCTCTTCCGAAATAAAAGCGCTTGATTCTGAAACAGGAGGGGAAGCTTCTAAAATAGAGGGGGAAAGTCCGGCTGCATTTGATTTTTTGCAGTTGGATGTAAATGTAGTCGATCAAATTTTCTCCCATTTAAGTCATAAAGATCTTTTGCAATTCGAACGCTTAGCAAAAGGGTATAAAGACATAACAGGGCCTATATGGAAGAGTTATGCCCAGAGGGAACACTTAGACAGCCTCTGGTGGCGGGACTCCGATCTGACTCCTAATCGAGAGTTTGGTTATAAATGGAATTATTGCTTAAGCAAAGTCATGATCCAATATGTCAAAGAAGGCTATCCTTGCAGATTTAGTAAAAGCCTTGAACTCGCTAAGAAGATCAATGCCCGCTATGGCAGAGTGATAAAGCGTTTTCCTTTTTTTAAAGCTTATGTGAAACAAGACATCTTTCGTATAGGCAGCTCGCTTAGAGCAAGCAGAGGTGACACGAATTTATTCATAGAAGAGCTAAAAGAAGACGAGCTGAAAAGCGGAGATTATCTATTAAATGCTTTATTTGAAGCAAAGAAGTTAAGAGGGTCTATCTCTAAAGTCACAGATGTAAAGCACTATCAAGACTCCTTCGATTTGTTGGAGGAGTACATGGTTGAGGCGATCAAAAAAGGCGGGGCTTATGCAAACCTATTTCTGTTTTATGCTTTAAGTATTCCAAGCTCCTATGCCAATTCCAATATTGCTCCTTCTGGAAATCAACCCATTATCAAAATGGAGGACATGGTCTTTTCCTTTCATAAGCGGCTGTTAAAAGTCTGTGCGGCTCATGATCTGGAAGGTTTAGAGTATTTATTAAAAAATTATCCTGATTTTTCTACTCACTTCTATCCGTATGGTTATTATGTTCCTCTGTTATTGGCTGATTTCATTAAGGAAGCGATCAAAGAAGGAAAGTGGGCAGTGGCAGATGCTTTATGCGCAAAAGCTTTTGCTAGTTATAAAGAAGACGTTGCAGAAAATCTTTGGTTTAAAGCCATTCAAATTAAACTTCAATTAAATCAAATTCTAGAGGCTGAGACGCTTTATCAAGACGCCTTGCTGCCATTTGCTGATAAATCAGATTTAACAGCTTTGGCTAAGATTGCGTCTATAAAAATAGAATTAGGAAAATGGCAAGAAGCAGATACCCTTTTAACCTTTATAATAGGCCATCTGGACCAGTCAGGACAGAAATCAACGGATGCTGCTCTAGCAAATCTCTTCACTAGAAAATTAGAGTTATTAAGGGAACTAACGTTCATAAAAATAAAATTAGAGAAATGGCAGCAAGCGGATGACCTTTATACGCAAATGCTAGCGATCATGGGAAAAAATCTCACAGCAAAAACATTTGTCCAGGTGGCTTTTATAAAAGCAAAATTAGGAGATTTGAAAGCAGCAAGCCAACACTATGCAAAGGCGATCAAAGCCTATGGCAATGACGTGCCGGCAGGCATATTCGCTGATGTGGCTTTGATAAAGTTGCAAATGCATAGATATAAAGACTCCGATGTCCTCTATGAAAAGGCAATCGCTACCTCTGGCAATCAGTTGCCCTTAGCGGTATGGAATGATGCGCTCGGTGTAAAAATCAAATTGAAGAAATGGCAAGAAGCAGAGAGACATTTGGAATGCATTCAGGCTATCTATGGCACTGGCATTTCTCCGGAAATAACCGAGAAAATGCACGTAGTGAAAGATAAATTAAACCACTAG